CCGCTTTTTGCCTGGCGATGATCGGCGGAATCCTGTTGGGATTCCTGATGGGCTGGTATCGGGTGGTTCGCGGCATGATCGAGCCCTTTGTGCAGTTTTTTAGAATGATTCCGGCCATCGCACTGATCCCGCTGTTCATCCTGTATGTGGGGATCGGCGAGCCCTCCAAGATCATCGTCATCTGGCTTTCCGCCTTTTTAACTATTGTCATCACGGTCTATCAGGGCATCAAAAATATCGACCCCAATCTGATCAAGGCGTCCCGGGTACTGGGAGCCAAAAATTATGATATCTTCCGCCACATCGCGATCCCGGCGTCATTCCCGTATATCCTGGTTGCGGCCAGGCTCGGCTCGGCCGCCAGCTGGACCACGCTGGTCGCCTCGGAATTAATTGCCGCTTCGCGGGGCTTGGGATACATGGTCACCGAGGCTGGCGTCTATTTTCAACCCGCCGTGATGTATCTGGGTATCTTCCTTATCGGCGCCCTGGGGTTGATCATGGACAAACTCATTCTGTTCCTTGAGAAAAAACTGGCCGGCTGGCAAGAGAAGGTGGCGTAAATGAACAATCCGGTAAAAATCGCAATCGAGGGAGTCTCCAAAGTATATCAAGGCCGGATCGGACCGGTGGTCGCGCTGGACCAGGTCAACCTGGACATCTACGCGCAGGAGTTTATTACGGTGGTCGGGCCGAGCGGCTGCGGCAAAACCACGCTATTGAACATTCTGGCCGGTTTGGAGGAAGCCTCTTCGGGCCGGGCCCTCATCGACGGCCAAGTGATCACCGGGCCTTCGCCGACCCGGGGCGTCATCTTTCAACAGTACGCGTTGTTTCCCTGGATGACGGTCCGCCAGAACGTGGAGTTCGGGCCGATGTTGCAAAAGCTGCCTGCAGCGGAGCGGCGCAAAGCGGCCGAGCATTATCTGAAACTGGTGGGATTGAAGGGCTTCGAGGACGCGTACCCCAAAGAATTGTCGGGGGGCATGAAACAGCGGACCGCCATCGCCCGCGCCTACGCCGCCAATCCGGAAGTATTGCTGATGGATGAGCCCTTCGGCGCGGTGGACGCCCAGACCCGGGTGATGCTCCAGGAGGAACTGATGGCCACCTGGTCGCGGGAGAAGAAGACGGTCTTTTTCATCACCCACGACGTGGAAGAAGCAATCTATCTCGGCAGCCGGATCTTGGTGATGTCGGCCCGGCCGGGCCGGGTCCGGGAGATCATTCCGAATACGATCCCCTATCCCAGAGCCTACGATGTCAAATTCACCGCTGAATTCGGCCAATTGAAGCAGCATATTTGGGAATTAGTCTATGAAGAGTACCACAAAAAACAAGCGGCGGAATAGGAGGTGTCCCGCAAGTAACGAAATGTTTCATCCTGAAGATCGAAAATTAGAGGAGGTAATCCAAAGTGAAGAAACAGCTGATTTTTATCGCACTGCTGGTGTTGAGCCTGGTTGCCGCGTCGGTTTCCTTCGCTGACAACCTGACGCCGATCAAGATCGCGTATCATAACAATATCGGTGGCGCTTCCCTGGTGTCCATCGCCAATGAGATGGGCTTCTTCAAGCAGGAAGGCCTGGAGCCGCAATTCGTGCGGTTCAGTTCCGGACCGACCGAGATCGCGGCGATGCTGTCCGGCGATCTGGATGTCGGTTATATCGGACCGGGCGCCATGTTCATCGTGATGGAAGGACGGGTCAACTATATCGCGGTCGACTCCATCGCCACCGGCGATATGATATACGGCTATCCCGGCCGCAAAATCAAGAAGGTCAAGGATCTGGTCGGCAAAAAGGTCGGCATCGCCCAGGGCACTTCCCAGGAGATGCTGCTCCGGGTGGCTTTAAAATTAAATAAGATCCCCATCGATAAAGTTCAAGTGGTGCCGATGTCGCCCGAGAATCAAGTGGCCGCCTTCAGCACCGGGCAGTTGGACGCCGTGGCAACCTATAGCCCGTATACCAGCCAGATCAAAAATATGATGCCCAATGTCGATCTGGTGCTGAGCTCCAAGGATTTGTATCCGAAATTCACGTTCCCGCAGGGCTGGATCGCCAATAAGGATTTTATGAAGAAGAATCCGCAAGCGGTCCAAGGCTTCCTGCGCGCGATCATGAAGGCCAATAACGTCCGGGTGAAATCCGAGGATCAGTGGGTCCCCATGACCAGTAAGTTCTCGGAGATCCCGGCGGACCTTCTGAAGAAAGATCTGCCCGGCATCACCGTCCTGACAACGCCGCAACTGCGCAAGGCGTTTAGCAACGGAACAGTGGAAAAATGGCTGAACACGCTGAGCGATGTGTTTGTGGATATCGGACGGCTGAAGAGCCCCATCCCGACCTCGCAATATCTGGACAAGAAATTCTTCATGGATGCGACCAAAAACTTGAAATAAGGGGCCGGACCGGCCTCCGCCCGTCCCCGCCGGATTTGACGCCGGCCGGGACGGGCGCTTTTTATACTCCGTTGATTCAATCCATCGCCAGGAATTTTGGAAAAGCGCAGTACTTGAACGGGTTTTCCAAAATGGGAACTCCTCCATTGGACCGCCGGAGTCATCACGCATTGGCATCCTTCCTATTTCACATTCGCGTTTTGGGTGTGAAATATTGTCGTTTAGGAACTTTGCTTTCACCCCGGCGATCAATTCCCATTCATCCCGCGGGAAGGCCGGGTCCGTCGAAGGATGCGGCAAGGGTTCCAGCCAAATTAGACTGGGCGGGTCATGGCCGATGCGATATAATGAAGGTGCGGAAGACCGGATAAAAAAAGATTCGCCGGAACGGCCGCTGAGCGACGCGGCGAAAAAGGGAGCTGAGGATGAAGGATCGAAAACCCTCCTTATATCAATTATCCCTGATGATCCTGGTGGCCGTCCTGCTTTTGGTCGGCGTCAGCCTGGTCGTTCTGAATTTATCCGGCAACTCGCAGCTGCTGCGGGTTGCCTACCATCCCGACCTGCACGGCGCGGGAATCATGGTCCTGGCGGAGGAGAAAGGCTTCTTCAAGGACGAAGGGCTGCGCGTGGAGCTGGTGAAGTTTTTGAGCGGGCCGCCCGAGATTCAGGCCATGACCTCGGGGGATATCGACATCGCCTATCTCGGAATGGGCGCGCATTTTTACGCGGCGCAAGGCCGGTGCAAGATCCTGGCCATCGACAGCCTCAACCTGGGCGACATGGTCATCGCGCACCGGGATTCGGGGATCAAAGGGCTCCGCGATCTGCGCGGCAAACGGATTGGCGTGCCCCGGGGCACTTCCGGGGAGATGATCCTGAGTCTGGCCCTGGACCAGGCCAAACTCCGCCCGGAAGAGGTGCGGATCGTCAACATGGATGTGGCCGGGGCGGTGGCGGCCTTTGTGGCCCGCAAGATCGACGTGGTCGCGCTGTGGGTCCCCTATACCACGGAGATCGAGCGCCAGGTGGGCAAGGAGAACGTCATCCGCCTGGCCGACAACGCCCGCTTTATCCCGGAGTACGCCTTTTTGAACAGCTGGGTCACGACCGAGCGCTTCCTGAAACGCCATCCCGGCCTGGCGGTCAAATTCATGCGAGCCTGGACCCGGGCCAATGATTACCGGTATCACAACCTGGAAGAGACGGTCCGGCTGACCTCGCAATTCACCCAGATGCCCGAGGGGTCGCTGCGGATGATGGTGCGCTCGACCCAGTGGCTGGAATCCCGGGCCATCGCGACTTACTTTCAAGACGGCACGGCCGCTCAATGGTATGAGAATCAGGAAGGAATCTTCGTCAAAACCGGCAAGTTAGCCAGGGTGGTGGCGGCCCGGCGTTTTCTGCGTCCGGAGCCGTTGCTGCGGGCGCTGGGGCGGCGCGTAAAAGAATAGCGAGGGACGGTCCGTTCCGGGAGACCCCGCCCAAGGGGAATGCCCGGCGGGATTGCCTTCCGGACTTCCGGGGCCGGCAGGGATGAAGGCTGGGGAAGCTTCCCCAAAGCCCGGTCTTCTTGCCCGAAGCCTCGGGGAAGCTTCCTCAAGGTTTGTCGATGCATCCCGAAGCCTCCGTCCTCTTTCCCGGAGGTTTGGTCCTTTATCCCGGAACCCCCGGGATGGTTCCCCGAGGCTCCGGGATGCTAGGATGATCTTTCGGGAAGAAAGGATCGAAAGATCCGCTGAAAGGATCATGGGATCCCTTACAAGGATGAAGACCATCCCTTACACGAATGGAGGCATCCCTTACAAGGATCGCAAGATCCTATGAAAGGATCGAGGCATCCCTTACAAGGATGGCTTTCATCCTAACAAGGATGAAGAATATCCTAGTTGGACGGCAGCTCATCCCTGACATGAGGGCCGGGATGCCTACCGGACCGGCGTCCATCTTGGAAGGGATCGGGAGGGCCCGGTGAGAGGGGGACATTCGGATTGCTTCCCCGGTTTCCCGGCCGGGAACGGGATGGCTCAGCCGTTGAGGTGCTGGTAAAAAAGATCGTTCAGATTCAATTCCTTGATCAGG
This Hydrogenispora ethanolica DNA region includes the following protein-coding sequences:
- a CDS encoding ABC transporter permease — translated: MAKTANTAAGSAPAGSARSKTGISNLTLNILAIVVFFGIWIFYTSVIAPKNFLIPSPFQVIGAGVEKWQSGLLLQHVVASMYRVFTAFCLAMIGGILLGFLMGWYRVVRGMIEPFVQFFRMIPAIALIPLFILYVGIGEPSKIIVIWLSAFLTIVITVYQGIKNIDPNLIKASRVLGAKNYDIFRHIAIPASFPYILVAARLGSAASWTTLVASELIAASRGLGYMVTEAGVYFQPAVMYLGIFLIGALGLIMDKLILFLEKKLAGWQEKVA
- a CDS encoding ABC transporter ATP-binding protein codes for the protein MNNPVKIAIEGVSKVYQGRIGPVVALDQVNLDIYAQEFITVVGPSGCGKTTLLNILAGLEEASSGRALIDGQVITGPSPTRGVIFQQYALFPWMTVRQNVEFGPMLQKLPAAERRKAAEHYLKLVGLKGFEDAYPKELSGGMKQRTAIARAYAANPEVLLMDEPFGAVDAQTRVMLQEELMATWSREKKTVFFITHDVEEAIYLGSRILVMSARPGRVREIIPNTIPYPRAYDVKFTAEFGQLKQHIWELVYEEYHKKQAAE
- a CDS encoding ABC transporter substrate-binding protein, yielding MKKQLIFIALLVLSLVAASVSFADNLTPIKIAYHNNIGGASLVSIANEMGFFKQEGLEPQFVRFSSGPTEIAAMLSGDLDVGYIGPGAMFIVMEGRVNYIAVDSIATGDMIYGYPGRKIKKVKDLVGKKVGIAQGTSQEMLLRVALKLNKIPIDKVQVVPMSPENQVAAFSTGQLDAVATYSPYTSQIKNMMPNVDLVLSSKDLYPKFTFPQGWIANKDFMKKNPQAVQGFLRAIMKANNVRVKSEDQWVPMTSKFSEIPADLLKKDLPGITVLTTPQLRKAFSNGTVEKWLNTLSDVFVDIGRLKSPIPTSQYLDKKFFMDATKNLK
- a CDS encoding ABC transporter substrate-binding protein translates to MKDRKPSLYQLSLMILVAVLLLVGVSLVVLNLSGNSQLLRVAYHPDLHGAGIMVLAEEKGFFKDEGLRVELVKFLSGPPEIQAMTSGDIDIAYLGMGAHFYAAQGRCKILAIDSLNLGDMVIAHRDSGIKGLRDLRGKRIGVPRGTSGEMILSLALDQAKLRPEEVRIVNMDVAGAVAAFVARKIDVVALWVPYTTEIERQVGKENVIRLADNARFIPEYAFLNSWVTTERFLKRHPGLAVKFMRAWTRANDYRYHNLEETVRLTSQFTQMPEGSLRMMVRSTQWLESRAIATYFQDGTAAQWYENQEGIFVKTGKLARVVAARRFLRPEPLLRALGRRVKE